CAATCTATCATTTCCATTGAGCTTGCATGTTGAAGGTGGGTATTCATCTTGTTTTCTGGAAGTCCTTTGTCCCCATCAATTCCAATAATATCATGAGTGCAAATTATACCATCTTTTACCTCAGCTTATACAGGGGCAAGCTGTTGCCTCATATACAAAACCTTCAATGAATCTAATTGGAGGCGCATGCAATGGTGGATTCTGCAAATAGACTGCTGAGAGCATAGGAAAATACTCATAAACATTGCTATTCGTTAATCTCTTTGAGGAAGAGAGAGCATGACTTAAGATCGCAGCATTTGTTTGTTTATAGTTACATATAAGCAAACAGAGAAACTGTTGATGCATTATTTAACATTAAGTTCTAAGATATTTATACAATCAAAGTAAATCTCTGTAATGAACATTAATAGGTGTTCTAGCAAATATGATAACTGACCTGCTATTCTTAATCAGCTAAGATTTCCCCGTTTGAGAATGACTGTCGCGCCTTGTTGGTGAGGGGGGAAGTTTGAGTTCTCTGAGCATCCTAATGATTTTtcattgaaaattttcaaaaaattatgaatggtTTGCATCTCACCCTTCAGGTAGACTAACCTCTTCTTAGCGCTATAAATTTGTTTTCGGTTTTGAGGAAAATGACAATAGAAAGGAAATGGCTACTTCATCAGATGAGGGACAAAACATCAGCTGCCACAAGGTCGAGAGCTGGAGCCTTGAAGGAACATTTTTAGGTTTATTCCACTATTTTACTCTTTTCAGAATGGTAATTTTGCAGGGGTTTTAATTACTTCATCCTGCTCCAACAGTCCCCCAGCTTCAAATACAGAACTGTCCTTTAAAGCAGATACATCTTCACATTAAGTCCCCAAGAGTGCAGCTGGGAGCTAGTTGGTAACATTTGCAACTTCTAGTCTCAACATTAGCAAGAAAAGATGTTTTCATCAGTAAGCTGAAATTTGAAGATCACTGTAAAGAAAAACAGTCGTGATGCAATGTCTCTCTGGCTTATGAGAATGCATAGTGTGGGTTCAGGGTTGGCCATCTGTTATTGAGATCCAAAATTTTCAGCAAAACGGTACAACTTAAACAGTTAAACCTTACATACCTTTGCAGTACTAAAGACAGCAAGAATACTGATGGACCAAGGACTAAGAAGGCAATCAAAGTGCATGTTACTAAATATTACTCTTGCAGCATAGTTGCTGTCATAGTTAGACGAAATGCTTCACAGTTCTTTCCACTTGGTGGACGTTGTAATTAGACTGCTGTGAGATAGTAAAATACTCCTGAACATTTTTAATCATAACtctttgaagaagaagagagcATGATACAAGATTGCAGCATCCAGTTGTGTGTAATAACACAGTAACTAGCAAGAGAAGATGTTAAAGCCCCCATCTGCAAAAGACTACTCTTTCTTTGCTGGTTTAGCTAGCATCTGCAGATGCTGAATGCGAGATCACATTAACTGCTCGAAATCAAAGATGGTATACACATACTCACAAGCCTAAAAAGATAATTCCTTTTTGATCAATTCATATTCAAACTAAGGCAATCTCCCTAATCCCTACTGCCGAAGATGCTGGATGCAAGATCACATTAACTGCTTGAAATCAAAGATCGTATACAACTACTCACAAGCCTAAAAAGATCATTGCTTATTGATCAATTCATATTCAAACTAAGGAGGTAGATCAACGTACCTATAACTAAAAAACTACTCTTGCAGCATAGTTGCTGTCATAGATTGACAGCAACACTACGCAGTGATGGACATCGTAATTAGACTGTTGCAAGCATAGTAAAATACTCCTGAAGAGAGAACATGATGCAAGACTGCAgcatatatttgtgtatataaaCAGAGTAACTAGCAAGAGAAGATGTTAAACTCCCGTGTGTAAGAGAGTGTTCTTCCCTTGCTGGTTTAGCTTACATTCTCAATATTGCTAAAGACATGAATGTAGATCATTGCTTTGGGCTTTGGATAATATAATAAGCTAACATTAACTGCTTGAAATCAAAGATGGATCATAAAATCTATCTCACTTACAAGCCTAAAAAGATCATTGCTTTTCGATCAATTCATATTCAAACTAATTCGAGTTGCACGGAAAACACACAATTTCAGCAGAAGTTAATCCATCCAAACAACTGCAGCAAAACATAAACCAAGACCAACACTATAAAACCTTTGGAAACTAGTATTAGGCATCAAAATTTACAAATTCATAACACAATTCATCATCACCGTGTATATAAATTACAGAAACCGCGATTTCCATTAATAATAAGTAAACCAACCTAACAAGTCATTTTTCATCACGAAGATGGGAAGACATCCTTAACAGCAGAAGCAGCAGTTAAATAATTCAAAGTATTCCTCAAAGTCTCCTTTTCCCTTTTCAATCTTACAGTTGTATCTTCTAACTCAAGCAACGCTTGTTGTTCCCGTGGGGCTCCTTCAAACGTACTCCCAACGAAAAACGAAAACGGCGTCGGAAATAAATTCCGTCGTAAATCTGTTTCCTCCTTTTCAGCTTTCCCGTTCAATCTGTTAGACAAACGGATCACGTCTTTCATGTAATTTTCCACTTCGTTAGCTAAACCTTCCACGTCATCTTCTCCGTTAGCTGACGGACGGTCTTCCAGCCACGTCACCTCAGCAACTAAATACGGTTTGGACCGGACGAGTTTACTGACCCGGAACCGCTCTTGACCTTTACAGATTAGAAAAAACCGGTCGTCGACGAGGCGTTCGTGTTTAACGACTTCGCCGACGCAGCCGACGTCGGCGGTGCCGGTAGCGCTATCGGAGTAAATAACGCCGAAACGTAGGTCGGTTTGGAGGAGTGTATGCATCATTATACGGTAACGGAACTCGAAGATTTGGAGAGGGAGGATTGCGCCGGGGAAGAGGACGAGAGGGAGAGGGAAAAGTGGGAGCTCAACGACGTCGTCGGAGTTGGGTGAGCTGCCGGTGTGGTGTTTCTCAGGGAATGATGAAGCGGAGCAACGGAGAGTGTAGTTATTACGGCGGCGGCGGCGGTggaggagtgattgaggggtaaagtGACATTGGGGATTAGATTGAGGGGTTAAAAAGAAATTATTACTAGGGTTTATTAAGTGGGGTTTGTgagtgaaagaagaagaagaaggtaagaTTTGAGGCAAAGCCATGGGAATAAAAATGGGTTCTTGGAAATCAGATAGTAGACATTGATgaagaaaacagaggaaaataaaaataaaaaaaaatctgagATTGGTTTTGAATTAGCGCAAAAGTAGTAAGTGTAGAAGCATAAATTTCTATCTATCCAAATCCACAAGTTTGTAAACCTAAATATCTATAGGGGATGAGTATTTGAGTGTGGTGCGGAGATTTACACGTGGAAATATGTTATCTTAAGCTTATGTGGCAAGTGTGTTACTTACTAGTCGACGAGTCTTATGGTGAATGGTTCCTACCATCTGCAAcatcaatttttggatttttatttccTCATCCTTAAAACAAATAATAGAGAAATTGATCATCTCTAAAAAGGAGATCCATCTTAGTAATAAAATCATCAAAAGTAAGTAGCGAGACAGTAGGTATTACCCGTTcaaattgtcaaaagtcccacgTCGCTGGATTGACAATTTTGAATGGAAATTTCACcatataaaaggaggcctaatatttaggatttaagtacacctctcatttgcctttttatcttcttaaggtatttgtatcttctctctttagtattatttcacttgtaattttggagtagaataaaatattgattgtgtccgagaaagtaggcaaaattggtcgaacctcgtaaattctggtattcttttatttttgtcttattgtcttgtttattatttagtggttgtcataatttttggtatagtaattgtgactcattcacactatatacatttgacttccgcaacaattggtaggtgttcttttgttgttgtcttattgtcttgtttattatttagtgattgtcataatttttggtatagtagttgtgactcattcacactatatacatttgacttccacaacaattggtatcagagccaaggtactgtctaagtatgctctgtggttgcagcatagtctgatcttccacatcagaaaagatctatcttggtaactgagtcaaggttctgtctgagtatgctctgtggttgcagcttagtctgatcttccacaccagaaaggaaataatcttgatttgtgtcgtcagctactaaataatatttgtgtcaaaatgggagacaataaacaagaagaatctacatcaagtgtcaataatacgtcatcgttggcatcttcgcttatgacaagaattgtgtcaaatacaaaatttgcggtagaaatttttgacgggtcaggacattttgggatgtggcaaggcgaggttctagatgttctttttcaacaagggctagatcttgccattgaagaaaagaagccagatgttattggagaagaagattggaaaattatcaatcgtgttgcttgcggtaccattcgatcctaccttgctagagagcagaaatatccatacacaaagaaaacttctgcaagtaaattatggaaagcactggaggataaatttttgaagaaaaacagtcaaaataaattgtacatgaagaagagactgtttcgcttcacctatgttcctggtaccacaatgaatgaacatatcaccagtttcaataagttggtcgcagatttgcaaaatatggatgcaacttttgatgatggtggcttggccttgatgttgttggggtcacttcctaatgagtacgagcaccttgaaactactctactccatgaaaatgacgaaatttctctcagagaagtttgttcggttttgtacagctatgaacaaagaaagggagaaaaacagatgggcggagaaggagaagcactaattgtgaggggtcgtcctcaaaatcaaatgaggactaagaagggaagatccaagtcgagatctagacccagcaaagatgaatgtgccttttgtcgagaaaaggggcactggaagaaagactgtccgaagttgaagaataaggccagacataacaatggaaaggccattatggattcaaatgtagctgattgtgatgattcagacttctcattagttacaacagagttatcaacatcatcagacatatggttgatggactcggcttgtagctatcatatgtgtcccaacaatgactggttcgtgaattttcaagaaggagaatatggagtcatccacacagcggataacagccctcttacctcatatggtaTTGGTTCAATAAGATTAAGAAGCCATGATGGAATAATCAGAACAttaatagatgttcgatatgtaccgggtttgaagaagaatctcatttctgtgggagccctagaatcaaaagggttcaaaatcattgcagaaaatggagtgatgagaatatgctccggtacactagtggtaatgaaggccaatcggaagaacaataacatgtaccgctatcgtggtagtacagttattgggacagcgacagtgacatccagtgatgacaaagaggcagaagcaaccaggctatggcacatgcgcttgggacatgctggagggaaATCCTTTAAAGCTCTATctgatcaaggattgttaaaaggcgtaaagacttgcaacttggagttttgcgagcattgtgtcaaatggaaacagacaagggttaaatttggtacagcgatccataatactaaaggcattttggattatgtacactctaatgt
The nucleotide sequence above comes from Nicotiana tabacum cultivar K326 chromosome 12, ASM71507v2, whole genome shotgun sequence. Encoded proteins:
- the LOC107810160 gene encoding uncharacterized protein LOC107810160 encodes the protein MALPQILPSSSSFTHKPHLINPSNNFFLTPQSNPQCHFTPQSLLHRRRRRNNYTLRCSASSFPEKHHTGSSPNSDDVVELPLFPLPLVLFPGAILPLQIFEFRYRIMMHTLLQTDLRFGVIYSDSATGTADVGCVGEVVKHERLVDDRFFLICKGQERFRVSKLVRSKPYLVAEVTWLEDRPSANGEDDVEGLANEVENYMKDVIRLSNRLNGKAEKEETDLRRNLFPTPFSFFVGSTFEGAPREQQALLELEDTTVRLKREKETLRNTLNYLTAASAVKDVFPSS